A genomic region of Manihot esculenta cultivar AM560-2 chromosome 15, M.esculenta_v8, whole genome shotgun sequence contains the following coding sequences:
- the LOC110601975 gene encoding uncharacterized protein LOC110601975 isoform X1, with protein MAVNWRPWRIYRVEEGRGDLTGDAGEEIDMRSSQAQIDLASGRLWLLRFKQEGFLLGAGSPSGSDVHISSSGIVQGHAYSLLQVREVDGHKLVQIHNPWANEVEWNGPWSDSSPEWTDRMKHKLKDDPQMKSSREYKKQQQKIQQRGCRALCCSCRLSVSSSEEAAESSSASDRYASISSLAHAMVQERLDQMIREKQQMEARHKERRRLKNEGIKFVVMVAMEKSSYDPREDFRESMVEMILANRLQEPKDLRSLLNYYISMNSQDYHGIILEVFHEVCTNLFLYCKCH; from the exons ATGGCAGTGAATTGGAGACCTTGGAGGATTTATAG AGTGGAAGAGGGAAGAGGGGACCTTACTGGAGATGCTGGTGAGGAGATTGACATGAGAAGTTCCCAGGCCCAGATTGATCTTGCCAGTGGTAGACTATGGTTGCTACGTTTTAAACAAGAGGGCTTTCTACTTGGTGCCGGGAGTCCATCTGGTTCTGATGTGCACATTTCTTCTAGTGGCATCGTCCAAGGCCATGCTTACTCTTTATTGCAA GTTAGAGAGGTGGATGGACATAAGCTTGTTCAAATTCACAATCCATGGGCTAATGAAGTGGAGTGGAATGGTCCTTGGTCTGATTCATCACCTGAATGGACCGATAGAATGAAACACAAGCTGAAGGATGACCCACAG ATGAAATCCTCCAGGGAATACAAGAAGCAGCAGCAGAAGATTCAGCAGAGAGGATGCAGGGCCTTGTGTTGCAGTTGCAGGCTTAGTGTGTCTTCTTCCGAGGAAGCTGCAGAGAGCTCATCAGCTTCAGACAGGTATGCTTCAATCTCAAGCTTAGCACATGCCATGGTTCAAGAAAGATTAGACCAAATGATTAGAGAAAAACAGCAGATGGAAGCAAGACATAAAGAGAGAAGAAGGCTGAAAAATGAAGGGATCAAATTTGTAGTAATGGTGGCTATGGAGAAGAGCTCTTATGATCCGAGAGAAGATTTTAGAGAATCCATGGTTGAGATGATCTTGGCAAATAGACTACAAGAGCCTAAAGATCTTCGCAGCCTCTTGAACTATTACATTTCAATGAACTCTCAAGATTATCATGGAATTATACTTGAGGTTTTTCATGAGGTTTGCACTAATTTGTTCTTATATTGTAAATGCCATTGA
- the LOC110601348 gene encoding uncharacterized protein LOC110601348 isoform X2 encodes MEKEKKCETATETDFLLQWGTKKRLRCVNVKNDQNLANKSKPIDSLPKKKFTTRIVTAEKESPSPAIKNCDLPMNSRRSSAVSPEKEDRYYTTRGSLGLDENGKVLVDNLKEDKGFVWPKLFTTLSSKEKEEDFMAMKGCKPPQRPKKRAKLIQKSLLLVSPGAWLTDLCQERYEVREKKTSKKRPRGLKAMGSMESDSE; translated from the exons atggagAAGGAAAAGAAGTGTGAAACAGCCACTGAGACAGATTTTCTGTTACAATGGGGAACCAAAAAGAGGCTTAGATGTGTGAATGTCAAAAATGACCAAAACTTGGCCAACAAATCTAAGCCGATTGATTCTTTGCCAAAGAAGAAATTTACAACTCGTATTGTCACTGCTGAGAAGGAATCTCCTTCTCCTGCCATCAA GAATTGTGACTTGCCAATGAACAGTAGGAGATCATCAGCAGTGTCACCAGAGAAAGAAGATCGATACTACACAACAAGGGGATCATTGGGATTGGATGAAAATGGCAAGGTTTTGGTGGATAATTTGAAGGAAGATAAGGGTTTTGTTTGGCCTAAGCTGTTTACTACTTTGTCTAGCAAAGAGAAGGAAGAGGATTTCATGGCTATGAAAGGGTGTAAGCCTCCTCAAAGGCCTAAGAAAAGAGCCAAGCTGATACAAAAATCTCTACTT TTGGTCAGTCCAGGTGCATGGTTAACAGATTTATGTCAGGAGAGGTATGAAGTTAGAGAAAAGAAGACTTCTAAAAAG AGACCAAGAGGATTGAAGGCAATGGGAAGTATGGAAAGCGATTCAGAATGA
- the LOC110601106 gene encoding probable LRR receptor-like serine/threonine-protein kinase At1g53420 isoform X2 → MTVVAKLVSILLLLLCLVRRGETDGILPEDEVYALRAVISSLGLAPAPSISSSYCAWNPGRAYSIYIICDCNYDNGTICHITRITTASIDLSGGGIHESISQLKYLEFLDLGNNQLSGSIPDTIGDLQALQTLNLYKNLLTGPIPPSLGKLSSLKELRLYRNLLSDEIPKQLGSLSKLETLRLEQNQLSGHIPLELGNLLSLKQLTLDENRLNGTLPGELGNLGYLLEFDVSSNNLTGELNQSFARLRSLNFFSVAGNNLTGQIPNYIAKWSGLVSLNLIGNEFEGKLPEEIFNMENLEVLKVSDLRNTGFSIPKEAKLPKIYNMVLRNCSINGSIPDDIGKWPSLRYLDLSFNNLTGEIPGKFKDLKLSTLFLNRNMLNGTLPRWISDAVDTRLDLTYNNFSKPLTEQKNPVQQLNISLSRDDILAMRDEHCGDKSKYNSLFINCGGPKLKEEGHEYDEDNSTSTFGKDRDGKWVYTCSGHFLSTTSNSSDYLKNMTCGVSENSLYRTGRLCPVALSYYAFCLHDDQYNVTLHFAETVYTKEEDYSSLGKRIFDVYIQGKCRQKDFEIKGWSGGPNQEMTLEFPYTNVQDNLLQIHLYWAGKGSLNNPPALNGPLLSAISVIPSKPPGKKLTPGQKAVIIMVSVFTPLLLLAFVWKMGWLPSREWDEKKIRVQTKDGKERYVSLREIIKGTGNFDLQKKIGEGRFGEVYRGDLEVEGENISLAVKRISQNLSKKGKKKSSESQQEVENDTRRQIFCLSLSHENLVPLLHHHCEQGLHLLIYEFMENGSLDQALFSNDSDTDPKPVKKIKLDWKARLGICLGIAKGLEYMHQKKHMEIIHGNVNATNIMLDGDLNAKLSDFGLACLYPDDPIFHYRQKNSEQLQHLAPEWTDLNMKKTTKADVYSFGVLMLEIICGRKVAEYDPSSKSTKSLLDDVSSAKEMILRLVDKKLTMSSNKERRQAQESFELARDCIKVSANDRPTMSHIVERLHEFTDEGDRSASQVDTHSIEPQAESLKEFTDQGDQSASQVDTQSIQPQT, encoded by the exons atgaCTGTTGTTGCTAAGCTTGTCtccatcctcctcctcctcctctgtcTGGTCCGACGAGGGGAAACTGATGGAATATTGCCTGAAGATGAAG TATATGCTTTGAGAGCAGTGATATCTAGTTTGGGATTGGCTCCGGCACCTTCCATTTCATCCTCGTATTGTGCATGGAATCCTGGTCGTGCTTACAGTATTTACATTATATGTGACTGCAATTATGATAACGGAACCATTTGTCATATCACCCGAAT AACCACAGCCAGCATAGACTTGAGCGGTGGAGGTATCCATGAAAGTATCTCTCAACTTAAGTATCTTGAGTTTCT AGATCTTGGAAACAATCAATTGTCTGGTTCCATACCAGATACCATAGGAGACCTGCAGGCTCTACAAACTCT CAATTTGTACAAGAACTTGCTCACAGGCCCAATACCTCCATCTTTAGGGAAGTTATCATCCCTTAAAGAACT TAGATTGTACAGGAACTTGCTGTCAGATGAAATCCCTAAGCAATTGGGCAGCCTATCAAAACTGGAGACATT GAGACTGGAACAAAATCAACTCAGTGGTCATATTCCACTGGAACTTGGAAACTTGTTAAGCCTTAAGCAACT GACATTGGATGAGAATCGACTGAACGGCACTCTTCCAGGAGAACTTGGAAATTTGGGGTATCTTCTAGAATT TGATGTCAGTTCCAACAATCTAACAGGGGAATTGAACCAAAGCTTTGCAAGACTAAGAAGTCTCAACTTTTT TTCTGTAGCTGGAAACAATTTGACTGGTCAAATACCCAACTATATTGCAAAATGGAGTGGACTCGTTAGCTT GAATCTCATAGGAAATGAATTTGAAGGAAAGCTGCCTGAAGAGATTTTTAACATGGAAAATCTTGAAGTTTT GAAGGTTAGTGACCTCAGAAACACTGGTTTCTCTATCCCAAAAGAAGCAAAACTgccaaaaatatataatat GGTTTTAAGGAATTGCTCAATTAATGGTTCAATCCCAGATGACATTGGTAAATGGCCATCACTGAGATACCT TGACTTGAGCTTTAACAACTTAACTGGTGAGATTCCTGGAAAGTTCAAGGATCTAAAATTAAGCACATT GTTTCTCAATAGGAACATGCTTAATGGAACCCTTCCTCGCTGGATTTCCGACGCTGTGGATACGAGACT GGACTTGACATATAACAATTTTTCAAAGCCCCTCACAGAACAAAAAAATCCTGTGCAACAGCTAAAcat ttctcTCTCTAGGGATGACATACTTGCAATGAGAGATGAACATTGTGGGGACAAATCAAAAT ACAATTCCCTGTTCATCAATTGTGGAGGTCCGAAGCTAAAAGAAGAAGGACATGAATACGACGAAGATAATTCCACCTCAACCTTTGGTAAAGATCGAGACGGGAAGTGGGTGTATACATGTTCTGGCCATTTCTTGTCAACAACCAGCAATTCAAGTGATTATCTCAAAAACATGACCTGTGGAGTTTCTGAGAATTCTTTGTACAGAACAGGTCGTCTTTGCCCTGTTGCTTTATCATATTACGCCTTCTGTTTACATGATGACCAGTACAACGTCACCCTTCACTTTGCTGAAACTGTTTACACAAAGGAAGAAGATTACAGCAGTCTAGGAAAACGTATTTTCGATGTCTATATTCAG GGGAAGTGTCGGCAAAAGGATTTTGAAATAAAGGGATGGAGTGGGGGTCCAAATCAAGAAATGACTCTAGAGTTTCCTTATACAAACGTGCAAGACAATTTGTTGCAGATACATTTGTATTGGGCTGGCAAAGGATCTCTCAACAACCCACCTGCTCTCAATGGACCGCTTCTGTCAGCCATTTCTGTGATTCCAAGTAAACCTCCCGGCAAGAAGTTAACCCCTGGACAAAAAGCAGTGATTATAATGGTCTCTGTTTTCACTCCCTTGCTTCTGTTGGCTTTCGTCTGGAAAATGGGCTGGTTGCCGAGCAGGGAGTGGGATG AGAAAAAGATACGGGTCCAAACTAAAGATGGAAAAGAAAGGTATGTTTCTCTTAGGGAGATCATCAAGGGCACCGGAAATTTTGATCTCCAGAAGAAGATTGGCGAAGGACGTTTTGGAGAAGTATACAGG GGCGACCTAGAAGTGGAAGGTGAGAACATTTCATTGGCTGTAAAAAGGATATCGCAGAACCTATCaaagaaagggaaaaagaaatctTCTGAATCGCAACAGGAAGTAGAAAATGACACACGAAGGCAAATTTTTTGCTTATCTTTGAGCCATGAGAATCTTGTTCCGTTATTGCATCACCACTGTGAACAAGGTCTGCATCTGCTGATATATGAATTCATGGAAAATGGATCCCTTGATCAAGCCTTGTTCAGTAATGATTCTGACACCG ATCCAAAGCCAGTAAAAAAGATAAAGCTTGATTGGAAAGCTCGATTAGGTATCTGCCTGGGGATTGCAAAGGGTTTGGAGTACATGCATCAGAAAAAGCATATGGAAATTATTCATGGGAATGTGAATGCCACCAATATCATGCTCGATGGAGATCTTAATGCTAAATTATCGGACTTCGGATTGGCTTGCCTTTACCCGGACGATCCAATTTTCCATTACAGACAGAAAAATAGTGAGCAACT ACAGCATTTGGCACCTGAGTGGACAGATCTTAACATGAAAAAGACAACTAAAGCTGACGTGTATAGTTTTGGAGTTCTGATGCTTGAAATTATCTGTGGAAGAAAGGTTGCAGAGTATGATCCTTCAAGCAAGAGTACTAAATCTCTATTAGACGAT GTTTCATCTGCAAAGGAAATGATTCTACGTCTGGTTGATAAGAAATTAACAATGTCTAGCAATAAAGAAAGGCGTCAGGCCCAGGAGAGTTTCGAGCTTGCCAGGGACTGCATCAAGGTCAGTGCTAATGATAGGCCTACCATGTCTCATATTGTCGAACGCCTCCATGAGTTCACTGACGAGGGAGACCGAAGTGCTTCCCAAGTTGATACACACTCAATCGAACCCCAGGCCGAAAGCCTTAAAGAGTTCACTGACCAAGGAGACCAAAGTGCTTCCCAAGTTGATACACAATCGATCCAACCCCAAACTTAA
- the LOC110601975 gene encoding calpain-type cysteine protease DEK1 isoform X4 has translation MAVNWRPWRIYRVEEGRGDLTGDAGEEIDMRSSQAQIDLASGRLWLLRFKQEGFLLGAGSPSGSDVHISSSGIVQGHAYSLLQVREVDGHKLVQIHNPWANEVEWNGPWSDSSPEWTDRMKHKLKDDPQMKSSREYKKQQQKIQQRGCRALCCSCRLSVSSSEEAAESSSASDRWKQDIKREEG, from the exons ATGGCAGTGAATTGGAGACCTTGGAGGATTTATAG AGTGGAAGAGGGAAGAGGGGACCTTACTGGAGATGCTGGTGAGGAGATTGACATGAGAAGTTCCCAGGCCCAGATTGATCTTGCCAGTGGTAGACTATGGTTGCTACGTTTTAAACAAGAGGGCTTTCTACTTGGTGCCGGGAGTCCATCTGGTTCTGATGTGCACATTTCTTCTAGTGGCATCGTCCAAGGCCATGCTTACTCTTTATTGCAA GTTAGAGAGGTGGATGGACATAAGCTTGTTCAAATTCACAATCCATGGGCTAATGAAGTGGAGTGGAATGGTCCTTGGTCTGATTCATCACCTGAATGGACCGATAGAATGAAACACAAGCTGAAGGATGACCCACAG ATGAAATCCTCCAGGGAATACAAGAAGCAGCAGCAGAAGATTCAGCAGAGAGGATGCAGGGCCTTGTGTTGCAGTTGCAGGCTTAGTGTGTCTTCTTCCGAGGAAGCTGCAGAGAGCTCATCAGCTTCAGACAG ATGGAAGCAAGACATAAAGAGAGAAGAAGGCTGA
- the LOC110601975 gene encoding calpain-type cysteine protease DEK1 isoform X2, with product MAVNWRPWRIYRVEEGRGDLTGDAGEEIDMRSSQAQIDLASGRLWLLRFKQEGFLLGAGSPSGSDVHISSSGIVQGHAYSLLQVREVDGHKLVQIHNPWANEVEWNGPWSDSSPEWTDRMKHKLKDDPQMKSSREYKKQQQKIQQRGCRALCCSCRLSVSSSEEAAESSSASDSRWKQDIKREEG from the exons ATGGCAGTGAATTGGAGACCTTGGAGGATTTATAG AGTGGAAGAGGGAAGAGGGGACCTTACTGGAGATGCTGGTGAGGAGATTGACATGAGAAGTTCCCAGGCCCAGATTGATCTTGCCAGTGGTAGACTATGGTTGCTACGTTTTAAACAAGAGGGCTTTCTACTTGGTGCCGGGAGTCCATCTGGTTCTGATGTGCACATTTCTTCTAGTGGCATCGTCCAAGGCCATGCTTACTCTTTATTGCAA GTTAGAGAGGTGGATGGACATAAGCTTGTTCAAATTCACAATCCATGGGCTAATGAAGTGGAGTGGAATGGTCCTTGGTCTGATTCATCACCTGAATGGACCGATAGAATGAAACACAAGCTGAAGGATGACCCACAG ATGAAATCCTCCAGGGAATACAAGAAGCAGCAGCAGAAGATTCAGCAGAGAGGATGCAGGGCCTTGTGTTGCAGTTGCAGGCTTAGTGTGTCTTCTTCCGAGGAAGCTGCAGAGAGCTCATCAGCTTCAGACAG CAGATGGAAGCAAGACATAAAGAGAGAAGAAGGCTGA
- the LOC110601976 gene encoding acyl-CoA-binding domain-containing protein 3-like, with product MEFLLDFFFIAAISLLCPFFLAKLLSVATADSHGHDFKRRIVDYDDLSFRAESNDYAWEKERKLGFVLEILVVDEVSESVENKLAQQESSRQCLGSSNLIEDGKTSNNQLPREEIEIVDLTAEDSEDGAACECEDHLVDKSHQKEIEMNFINKELGMNKSEVNCGIDGRKKELIDDDDDWEGVERSELQRLFGAAVAYVGSIDNISSFSTELMLTFYGLHQVAIEGPCHETPPMPLKFSSRSKWNAWQQLGNMR from the coding sequence ATGGAGTTTTTGCTCGATTTCTTTTTTATAGCTGCTATTTCTTTGCTCTGCCCTTTCTTCCTCGCTAAGCTCCTCTCAGTAGCAACAGCTGATTCTCATGGACATGACTTTAAAAGGAGGATTGTCGATTACGATGACCTCAGTTTCCGAGCAGAGTCTAATGATTACGCATGGGAGAAGGAAAGAAAACTTGGGTTTGTTTTGGAAATTCTCGTAGTTGATGAAGTAAGCGAATCGGTAGAGAATAAACTTGCCCAACAAGAATCTTCCAGGCAATGTCTCGGATCGTCTAACTTAATTGAAGATGGAAAAACTTCTAATAATCAACTCCCTAGAGAAGAAATTGAGATTGTTGATTTAACAGCGGAAGATAGTGAAGACGGTGCTGCATGTGAATGCGAAGATCACCTGGTTGACAAAAGTCATCAGAAAGAAATCGAGATGAATTTCATAAACAAGGAATTGGGGATGAACAAAAGTGAAGTTAATTGTGGGATTGATGGTAGAAAAAAGGAGCtgattgatgatgatgatgattgggAAGGAGTAGAAAGAAGCGAGTTGCAGAGGCTTTTTGGCGCTGCTGTGGCGTATGTTGGTTCTATAGATAACATATCGAGTTTTAGCACTGAGTTGATGCTGACGTTTTATGGGCTTCACCAGGTTGCCATCGAAGGACCTTGCCATGAGACCCCACCCATGCCATTGAAGTTCTCTTCTCGCTCAAAGTGGAATGCATGGCAACAACTTGGGAACATGAGATGA
- the LOC110601106 gene encoding probable LRR receptor-like serine/threonine-protein kinase At1g53420 isoform X1 — protein sequence MTVVAKLVSILLLLLCLVRRGETDGILPEDEVYALRAVISSLGLAPAPSISSSYCAWNPGRAYSIYIICDCNYDNGTICHITRITTASIDLSGGGIHESISQLKYLEFLDLGNNQLSGSIPDTIGDLQALQTLRRTLCFTNELYSNLYKNLLTGPIPPSLGKLSSLKELRLYRNLLSDEIPKQLGSLSKLETLRLEQNQLSGHIPLELGNLLSLKQLTLDENRLNGTLPGELGNLGYLLEFDVSSNNLTGELNQSFARLRSLNFFSVAGNNLTGQIPNYIAKWSGLVSLNLIGNEFEGKLPEEIFNMENLEVLKVSDLRNTGFSIPKEAKLPKIYNMVLRNCSINGSIPDDIGKWPSLRYLDLSFNNLTGEIPGKFKDLKLSTLFLNRNMLNGTLPRWISDAVDTRLDLTYNNFSKPLTEQKNPVQQLNISLSRDDILAMRDEHCGDKSKYNSLFINCGGPKLKEEGHEYDEDNSTSTFGKDRDGKWVYTCSGHFLSTTSNSSDYLKNMTCGVSENSLYRTGRLCPVALSYYAFCLHDDQYNVTLHFAETVYTKEEDYSSLGKRIFDVYIQGKCRQKDFEIKGWSGGPNQEMTLEFPYTNVQDNLLQIHLYWAGKGSLNNPPALNGPLLSAISVIPSKPPGKKLTPGQKAVIIMVSVFTPLLLLAFVWKMGWLPSREWDEKKIRVQTKDGKERYVSLREIIKGTGNFDLQKKIGEGRFGEVYRGDLEVEGENISLAVKRISQNLSKKGKKKSSESQQEVENDTRRQIFCLSLSHENLVPLLHHHCEQGLHLLIYEFMENGSLDQALFSNDSDTDPKPVKKIKLDWKARLGICLGIAKGLEYMHQKKHMEIIHGNVNATNIMLDGDLNAKLSDFGLACLYPDDPIFHYRQKNSEQLQHLAPEWTDLNMKKTTKADVYSFGVLMLEIICGRKVAEYDPSSKSTKSLLDDVSSAKEMILRLVDKKLTMSSNKERRQAQESFELARDCIKVSANDRPTMSHIVERLHEFTDEGDRSASQVDTHSIEPQAESLKEFTDQGDQSASQVDTQSIQPQT from the exons atgaCTGTTGTTGCTAAGCTTGTCtccatcctcctcctcctcctctgtcTGGTCCGACGAGGGGAAACTGATGGAATATTGCCTGAAGATGAAG TATATGCTTTGAGAGCAGTGATATCTAGTTTGGGATTGGCTCCGGCACCTTCCATTTCATCCTCGTATTGTGCATGGAATCCTGGTCGTGCTTACAGTATTTACATTATATGTGACTGCAATTATGATAACGGAACCATTTGTCATATCACCCGAAT AACCACAGCCAGCATAGACTTGAGCGGTGGAGGTATCCATGAAAGTATCTCTCAACTTAAGTATCTTGAGTTTCT AGATCTTGGAAACAATCAATTGTCTGGTTCCATACCAGATACCATAGGAGACCTGCAGGCTCTACAAACTCT TAGGAGAACTCTCTGTTTTACCAATGAACTTTACAGCAATTTGTACAAGAACTTGCTCACAGGCCCAATACCTCCATCTTTAGGGAAGTTATCATCCCTTAAAGAACT TAGATTGTACAGGAACTTGCTGTCAGATGAAATCCCTAAGCAATTGGGCAGCCTATCAAAACTGGAGACATT GAGACTGGAACAAAATCAACTCAGTGGTCATATTCCACTGGAACTTGGAAACTTGTTAAGCCTTAAGCAACT GACATTGGATGAGAATCGACTGAACGGCACTCTTCCAGGAGAACTTGGAAATTTGGGGTATCTTCTAGAATT TGATGTCAGTTCCAACAATCTAACAGGGGAATTGAACCAAAGCTTTGCAAGACTAAGAAGTCTCAACTTTTT TTCTGTAGCTGGAAACAATTTGACTGGTCAAATACCCAACTATATTGCAAAATGGAGTGGACTCGTTAGCTT GAATCTCATAGGAAATGAATTTGAAGGAAAGCTGCCTGAAGAGATTTTTAACATGGAAAATCTTGAAGTTTT GAAGGTTAGTGACCTCAGAAACACTGGTTTCTCTATCCCAAAAGAAGCAAAACTgccaaaaatatataatat GGTTTTAAGGAATTGCTCAATTAATGGTTCAATCCCAGATGACATTGGTAAATGGCCATCACTGAGATACCT TGACTTGAGCTTTAACAACTTAACTGGTGAGATTCCTGGAAAGTTCAAGGATCTAAAATTAAGCACATT GTTTCTCAATAGGAACATGCTTAATGGAACCCTTCCTCGCTGGATTTCCGACGCTGTGGATACGAGACT GGACTTGACATATAACAATTTTTCAAAGCCCCTCACAGAACAAAAAAATCCTGTGCAACAGCTAAAcat ttctcTCTCTAGGGATGACATACTTGCAATGAGAGATGAACATTGTGGGGACAAATCAAAAT ACAATTCCCTGTTCATCAATTGTGGAGGTCCGAAGCTAAAAGAAGAAGGACATGAATACGACGAAGATAATTCCACCTCAACCTTTGGTAAAGATCGAGACGGGAAGTGGGTGTATACATGTTCTGGCCATTTCTTGTCAACAACCAGCAATTCAAGTGATTATCTCAAAAACATGACCTGTGGAGTTTCTGAGAATTCTTTGTACAGAACAGGTCGTCTTTGCCCTGTTGCTTTATCATATTACGCCTTCTGTTTACATGATGACCAGTACAACGTCACCCTTCACTTTGCTGAAACTGTTTACACAAAGGAAGAAGATTACAGCAGTCTAGGAAAACGTATTTTCGATGTCTATATTCAG GGGAAGTGTCGGCAAAAGGATTTTGAAATAAAGGGATGGAGTGGGGGTCCAAATCAAGAAATGACTCTAGAGTTTCCTTATACAAACGTGCAAGACAATTTGTTGCAGATACATTTGTATTGGGCTGGCAAAGGATCTCTCAACAACCCACCTGCTCTCAATGGACCGCTTCTGTCAGCCATTTCTGTGATTCCAAGTAAACCTCCCGGCAAGAAGTTAACCCCTGGACAAAAAGCAGTGATTATAATGGTCTCTGTTTTCACTCCCTTGCTTCTGTTGGCTTTCGTCTGGAAAATGGGCTGGTTGCCGAGCAGGGAGTGGGATG AGAAAAAGATACGGGTCCAAACTAAAGATGGAAAAGAAAGGTATGTTTCTCTTAGGGAGATCATCAAGGGCACCGGAAATTTTGATCTCCAGAAGAAGATTGGCGAAGGACGTTTTGGAGAAGTATACAGG GGCGACCTAGAAGTGGAAGGTGAGAACATTTCATTGGCTGTAAAAAGGATATCGCAGAACCTATCaaagaaagggaaaaagaaatctTCTGAATCGCAACAGGAAGTAGAAAATGACACACGAAGGCAAATTTTTTGCTTATCTTTGAGCCATGAGAATCTTGTTCCGTTATTGCATCACCACTGTGAACAAGGTCTGCATCTGCTGATATATGAATTCATGGAAAATGGATCCCTTGATCAAGCCTTGTTCAGTAATGATTCTGACACCG ATCCAAAGCCAGTAAAAAAGATAAAGCTTGATTGGAAAGCTCGATTAGGTATCTGCCTGGGGATTGCAAAGGGTTTGGAGTACATGCATCAGAAAAAGCATATGGAAATTATTCATGGGAATGTGAATGCCACCAATATCATGCTCGATGGAGATCTTAATGCTAAATTATCGGACTTCGGATTGGCTTGCCTTTACCCGGACGATCCAATTTTCCATTACAGACAGAAAAATAGTGAGCAACT ACAGCATTTGGCACCTGAGTGGACAGATCTTAACATGAAAAAGACAACTAAAGCTGACGTGTATAGTTTTGGAGTTCTGATGCTTGAAATTATCTGTGGAAGAAAGGTTGCAGAGTATGATCCTTCAAGCAAGAGTACTAAATCTCTATTAGACGAT GTTTCATCTGCAAAGGAAATGATTCTACGTCTGGTTGATAAGAAATTAACAATGTCTAGCAATAAAGAAAGGCGTCAGGCCCAGGAGAGTTTCGAGCTTGCCAGGGACTGCATCAAGGTCAGTGCTAATGATAGGCCTACCATGTCTCATATTGTCGAACGCCTCCATGAGTTCACTGACGAGGGAGACCGAAGTGCTTCCCAAGTTGATACACACTCAATCGAACCCCAGGCCGAAAGCCTTAAAGAGTTCACTGACCAAGGAGACCAAAGTGCTTCCCAAGTTGATACACAATCGATCCAACCCCAAACTTAA
- the LOC110601348 gene encoding uncharacterized protein LOC110601348 isoform X1: MNNFSYSLPNFVAHRERERMEKEKKCETATETDFLLQWGTKKRLRCVNVKNDQNLANKSKPIDSLPKKKFTTRIVTAEKESPSPAIKNCDLPMNSRRSSAVSPEKEDRYYTTRGSLGLDENGKVLVDNLKEDKGFVWPKLFTTLSSKEKEEDFMAMKGCKPPQRPKKRAKLIQKSLLLVSPGAWLTDLCQERYEVREKKTSKKRPRGLKAMGSMESDSE, encoded by the exons ATGAATAATTTCTCGTACTCTCTTCCAAATTTTGTTgcacacagagagagagagagaatggagAAGGAAAAGAAGTGTGAAACAGCCACTGAGACAGATTTTCTGTTACAATGGGGAACCAAAAAGAGGCTTAGATGTGTGAATGTCAAAAATGACCAAAACTTGGCCAACAAATCTAAGCCGATTGATTCTTTGCCAAAGAAGAAATTTACAACTCGTATTGTCACTGCTGAGAAGGAATCTCCTTCTCCTGCCATCAA GAATTGTGACTTGCCAATGAACAGTAGGAGATCATCAGCAGTGTCACCAGAGAAAGAAGATCGATACTACACAACAAGGGGATCATTGGGATTGGATGAAAATGGCAAGGTTTTGGTGGATAATTTGAAGGAAGATAAGGGTTTTGTTTGGCCTAAGCTGTTTACTACTTTGTCTAGCAAAGAGAAGGAAGAGGATTTCATGGCTATGAAAGGGTGTAAGCCTCCTCAAAGGCCTAAGAAAAGAGCCAAGCTGATACAAAAATCTCTACTT TTGGTCAGTCCAGGTGCATGGTTAACAGATTTATGTCAGGAGAGGTATGAAGTTAGAGAAAAGAAGACTTCTAAAAAG AGACCAAGAGGATTGAAGGCAATGGGAAGTATGGAAAGCGATTCAGAATGA